In Romboutsia lituseburensis, a genomic segment contains:
- a CDS encoding XkdX family protein: MNWYETIKEFHDKKLWNLTQVKNGVVKNKITREEYKKITNEDYAE, from the coding sequence ATGAACTGGTATGAAACAATAAAAGAGTTTCACGATAAGAAGCTATGGAATTTAACACAAGTCAAAAATGGAGTAGTTAAGAATAAAATTACTAGAGAAGAATATAAAAAAATAACTAATGAGGACTATGCAGAATAG
- a CDS encoding pyocin knob domain-containing protein → MEKSFVFNSVNGDRKYKADDFRDYFASFIGNGVFPNPSTQLQVITNNDMTVTVTPGKSFIKGAIYENTDNLILKLDNADGVLNRVDRVVLRFDNLERNITCKIKQGTFASSSVATILQRDADAHELCIAEIKIDAGTVSVLQSKITDTRLNKDLCGIVKGTIEEIDTTTLYNQLQAYIKEKNLDMNKWIEESKHFFESDFNKWFEEIKNILDENVAGNLLNKITALETIVNNLTANSIKMSDGSTVESSISKSQRVKVTADDGTCNNTTDCNSITKTGFYMGSNVANAPDTGWYYFITKVHNNKYQHQEAIAFNNPTVRYVRELNNSTWSPWRRL, encoded by the coding sequence TTGGAGAAAAGTTTTGTTTTTAATAGTGTAAATGGGGACAGAAAATACAAAGCAGATGACTTTCGAGATTATTTTGCTAGTTTTATAGGCAATGGTGTATTTCCAAACCCTTCTACTCAATTACAAGTCATAACTAATAATGATATGACTGTAACAGTCACACCTGGAAAAAGTTTTATAAAAGGGGCAATATATGAAAATACAGATAATTTAATATTAAAGTTAGATAATGCTGATGGTGTTTTAAATAGAGTAGATAGAGTAGTTTTAAGATTTGATAATTTAGAAAGAAATATTACTTGTAAAATAAAGCAAGGTACTTTTGCTAGTTCTTCTGTAGCTACAATATTACAAAGAGATGCAGATGCACATGAATTATGTATAGCTGAAATAAAAATAGATGCAGGAACTGTAAGTGTTTTACAAAGTAAAATAACAGATACAAGACTTAATAAAGACTTGTGTGGTATCGTAAAAGGAACTATTGAAGAAATAGACACAACTACATTATATAATCAGTTACAAGCTTATATTAAAGAAAAGAATTTAGATATGAATAAATGGATTGAAGAATCTAAGCATTTCTTTGAAAGTGATTTCAATAAATGGTTTGAAGAAATAAAAAATATACTAGATGAAAATGTTGCAGGTAATCTGTTAAATAAGATAACTGCTTTAGAGACTATAGTAAATAACCTAACCGCAAATAGTATAAAAATGAGTGATGGATCTACAGTTGAATCCAGTATCTCAAAATCTCAAAGAGTTAAAGTTACAGCTGATGATGGAACATGTAACAATACAACAGACTGTAATAGTATTACTAAGACTGGATTTTACATGGGTTCTAATGTGGCTAATGCTCCAGATACAGGCTGGTATTATTTTATAACCAAAGTACACAACAATAAATATCAGCACCAGGAAGCAATAGCTTTTAACAATCCTACTGTCAGATACGTAAGAGAATTAAACAACAGTACTTGGTCACCTTGGAGGCGTCTTTGA
- a CDS encoding siphovirus ReqiPepy6 Gp37-like family protein, with protein sequence MKSIRILDKDINLLGEIDNYEEFKLNRRFFGLSEFELKIKVSNLHTDKLITNNLIVLDKDYKNVGIILHKEFNGVENKSDVLLVKGVTLKGLINRKLIIPDINQSYEMCKGKQETIIKHFVNKNCVKTVDPFRKTGRLVIAEDKFRGNDDSWRSSYDNLSEKIKEICEYCGLGWDVTLNPKEKQFIFDVIESKDLTINQNVNPPVIFRSDFNNIVSRNYIESIINAKNVVYSGTKDDASKIVLSTGESSGFERTEVFASINSDDIEEIKKEGQVKLKEFEELKSFELDINATNTFIYKKDYDLGDLVTIQDRSLRVTMNSKIVETEEVYNKNGMSLKITFGSTIPTILTKIKDLEKKVI encoded by the coding sequence ATGAAATCAATAAGGATATTAGATAAAGATATTAATTTATTAGGCGAAATAGATAATTATGAAGAATTTAAATTAAATAGAAGATTTTTCGGTTTATCAGAATTTGAGCTAAAAATAAAAGTAAGTAATTTACATACAGATAAACTTATAACAAACAACTTAATAGTATTAGATAAAGATTATAAAAATGTAGGGATTATTTTACATAAAGAATTTAATGGTGTAGAAAATAAATCTGATGTATTACTAGTTAAAGGAGTAACTCTTAAAGGATTGATAAATAGGAAATTAATAATTCCAGATATAAATCAATCTTATGAAATGTGCAAAGGTAAACAAGAAACTATTATAAAGCATTTCGTAAATAAAAATTGTGTTAAGACAGTTGATCCATTTAGAAAAACTGGTAGATTAGTTATAGCAGAAGATAAATTTAGAGGCAATGATGATAGCTGGAGAAGCTCATACGATAATTTATCAGAAAAAATCAAAGAAATATGCGAATATTGTGGTCTTGGTTGGGATGTAACTTTAAATCCGAAAGAAAAGCAATTTATATTTGATGTAATTGAAAGTAAAGATTTAACTATAAATCAAAATGTTAATCCTCCTGTTATATTCCGTTCTGATTTTAATAATATAGTATCTAGGAATTATATAGAAAGTATTATTAATGCTAAAAATGTTGTATATTCAGGAACTAAAGATGATGCTAGTAAAATTGTTTTATCTACTGGTGAGTCCTCTGGCTTTGAGAGAACTGAAGTATTTGCATCTATAAATTCTGATGACATAGAAGAAATTAAAAAAGAAGGACAAGTTAAATTAAAAGAATTTGAAGAATTAAAAAGTTTTGAGCTAGATATTAATGCAACAAATACATTTATTTATAAAAAAGATTATGATTTAGGCGATTTAGTAACTATACAAGATAGAAGTTTAAGAGTCACTATGAATTCTAAAATTGTAGAAACTGAAGAGGTTTACAATAAAAATGGTATGAGTTTAAAAATAACATTTGGAAGTACTATTCCAACAATACTTACTAAAATTAAAGATTTAGAAAAGAAGGTGATTTAA
- a CDS encoding phage tail family protein: MQKLIYRNKKGQELTLCKSRPFLLESIDNYANVNTNISFSNNVTDGVSIDTVSIKEKILPVTGAIIASSREDLDRKRAYLSALFNPKFQATLTYINNALTRKIDCIVQDITFQSPIGFMQKFLVQFICPNPFWRDINTKKTDIALWQGDFEFELEIEDEGIEMGHRVSNLICNIANYGDVSCGMKIQFRALATVVNPSLFNVNTREFIKINRILEKGDLLEVTTDYSNKRIELVKSNSTRQNVFNWLDLDSEFLKLEVGDNLFRYDAEHGIDNLEVSIYYTPLYLGV; this comes from the coding sequence GTGCAAAAGTTAATATATAGGAACAAAAAAGGTCAGGAACTTACACTTTGTAAATCTCGACCTTTTTTATTAGAAAGCATAGATAACTATGCTAATGTTAATACAAATATAAGTTTTTCAAACAATGTTACAGATGGTGTTAGTATAGATACAGTTTCTATAAAAGAAAAAATATTACCAGTAACAGGAGCTATTATAGCATCTAGTAGAGAAGATTTAGATAGAAAAAGAGCATATTTAAGTGCTCTTTTTAATCCTAAATTTCAAGCAACTTTAACTTATATAAACAATGCTTTAACTCGAAAAATTGATTGCATTGTACAAGATATAACATTTCAATCACCGATTGGTTTTATGCAAAAATTTTTAGTACAGTTTATTTGTCCAAACCCTTTTTGGAGGGATATTAATACCAAAAAAACTGATATAGCTTTATGGCAGGGAGATTTTGAGTTTGAGTTAGAAATAGAAGATGAAGGCATTGAAATGGGGCATAGAGTTAGTAATTTAATTTGCAATATAGCAAATTACGGGGACGTTTCTTGTGGTATGAAAATACAATTTAGAGCTTTAGCAACTGTTGTTAATCCTTCTCTTTTTAATGTTAATACAAGAGAATTTATAAAGATAAATAGAATACTAGAAAAAGGAGATTTATTAGAGGTAACCACGGATTATTCTAATAAAAGAATTGAGTTAGTTAAAAGTAACAGTACTAGGCAAAATGTTTTTAATTGGCTAGATTTAGACAGTGAATTTTTAAAACTAGAGGTAGGAGATAATCTATTTAGATATGATGCTGAACATGGAATAGATAACCTGGAAGTATCTATATATTATACTCCTTTATACTTGGGGGTGTAA
- a CDS encoding phage tail tape measure protein has protein sequence MVDSEELVVRVAMDNSNFQQGVSALNRQLKVIQSEFKSATTGVKDHGTTLDGLKDKQSMLSKSIEAQSKIVEQYKNKLNDSKATLTENANKQVELKSKIDSTKQAYEQSKSTLGENAEETKKLKQELNKLEKEYDQNEQKIRSNVATIDNWTVRVNNAQSSLNNLQRELNETNQSILTQENRFNQLSTKLAGVGNKFDTAGKKIGSAGKSLTTNVSVPLFAIGAAAGKVGMDFEAQMSRVQAISEATGNQFKQLETQALKLGESTAFSALECAQGMENLASAGFSANEIMSAMPGLLDLAASSGEDLAMSSDIAASTLRGFGLEASQAGHVADVLAKNASATNAAVADTGEAMKYIAPVANAMGLSLEEVTAAIGVMADAGIKGSQSGTTLRGALSRLAKPSKEAAGLMKELGFNAFDSQGKMLPLNQIIGNLQNSTKGLTDEQKQAAIATIFGQEAMSGMLVLMDAGPGKINSLTKSLKDSDGAAKKMAETMQNNTKSSIEQAFGALETAGIKVLKVLAPTIKSIADQVGELASKFSNLSPGAQEFLVKMGMVATVLGPVIMIIGGLTSIIGGIITAISTVSGAIAVVTTGATAATPAIGALAAVFTFLTGPIGLTIAAITAVVGGITLLWNTNDGFRDGVINAWNSIKDTCSNVWNSICDFFTTTIPQAWQSTLDFFKQAPDYFSQLWSDVLNTFTEWGDNVSNFFTSTIPQWIDNIGNWFNELPGRIGECLGIALGNIVNWGVETYNYFTTNIPQWIESISNWFSQLPGKIWNWLQQTLSKIANWGSQTAQKANESGRQFISNVINWFQQLPGKIWSWLQQSIQKAGEFALQMAQKATQAASKFTSNITNGLKSIPSKVVSIGASIVEGLWNGIKSAGSWLQSKVNSFADGVVSGFKKSFKVNSPSKRMIPIGGSITEGLAVGIIKNEDMLKSTTQRVANMVQTEMKKVKKDLDTDLKIFDEKKQKLKYEQEDKLDKIKDKNRKKNLKREYDEKEKALKEQIELRKKQADKEIEQLKLIEKNAEEQLKKELEANQEFAKEVNKLQDALEDALKAKYKEEYELQEENIKKQLENLDKWKEESIKRIDSVYDAKIKAIDNELKALEDAEKEKEREDKDKEELDKINKITTAIEYEHDESNKAQLQKELEKLLEERKKRLEKQKLEDKKEELKKRKEDLEENKKLEIDNLNQIYESEKESYDNRLKELKKFYDEKTNEAKLQAESEKLIMDKNQSEIVELLYSYTPKYFDAGKSLGEKLLDGIKPNIDEIQKMIDILWTSISSAKSAAASISVPTSSSNISNVTTNNSSTNNFNVYHNSNNSNSGRDVETTMRRMAFSIS, from the coding sequence ATGGTAGATAGTGAAGAGTTAGTAGTTCGGGTAGCTATGGATAACTCAAATTTTCAACAAGGTGTTAGTGCTTTAAATAGACAATTAAAGGTAATACAAAGTGAATTTAAATCAGCTACAACTGGAGTAAAAGATCATGGAACAACTTTAGATGGATTAAAAGACAAACAATCAATGCTATCAAAGTCTATTGAAGCACAATCTAAAATAGTTGAGCAATACAAAAATAAATTAAATGATAGTAAAGCAACACTTACAGAAAATGCAAATAAACAAGTTGAATTAAAATCAAAAATAGATAGCACAAAACAAGCATATGAACAAAGTAAATCTACATTAGGCGAAAATGCAGAGGAAACAAAAAAACTAAAACAAGAGTTAAATAAATTAGAAAAAGAATATGATCAAAATGAACAAAAAATACGAAGTAATGTAGCTACAATTGATAATTGGACTGTTAGGGTTAATAATGCACAAAGTAGTTTGAATAACTTACAAAGGGAATTAAATGAAACTAATCAGAGTATCTTAACACAAGAAAATAGATTTAATCAATTAAGTACTAAATTAGCTGGTGTTGGTAACAAATTTGATACTGCAGGTAAAAAAATTGGTAGTGCTGGTAAGTCACTTACAACAAATGTATCTGTTCCATTGTTTGCTATAGGTGCTGCTGCAGGTAAAGTTGGAATGGACTTTGAAGCTCAAATGTCTAGAGTTCAAGCTATATCTGAAGCAACTGGAAATCAATTTAAACAACTTGAAACACAAGCATTAAAGTTAGGTGAATCAACTGCATTTAGTGCACTTGAGTGTGCTCAAGGTATGGAAAACTTAGCATCTGCTGGTTTCTCTGCAAATGAAATTATGTCGGCAATGCCTGGCTTATTAGACTTAGCAGCAAGTTCTGGAGAAGATTTAGCAATGAGTTCTGATATTGCTGCATCTACTTTAAGGGGATTTGGGTTAGAAGCTAGTCAAGCAGGACATGTAGCTGATGTGTTAGCTAAAAATGCAAGTGCTACAAATGCTGCTGTTGCAGATACTGGAGAAGCAATGAAGTATATAGCTCCTGTTGCTAATGCTATGGGACTAAGTCTTGAAGAAGTAACTGCAGCTATCGGTGTAATGGCTGATGCAGGAATAAAAGGGAGTCAATCTGGAACTACATTAAGAGGTGCTTTATCAAGATTAGCTAAACCAAGTAAAGAAGCAGCTGGTTTAATGAAAGAATTAGGATTTAATGCTTTTGACTCTCAAGGTAAAATGCTACCTTTAAATCAAATTATAGGCAATTTACAAAATAGTACAAAAGGATTAACTGATGAACAAAAACAAGCAGCTATAGCTACTATATTTGGACAAGAAGCAATGTCAGGAATGTTAGTATTAATGGATGCTGGCCCTGGTAAAATAAATTCCTTAACAAAATCACTTAAAGATAGTGATGGAGCAGCAAAAAAAATGGCTGAAACAATGCAAAATAATACTAAATCAAGTATTGAACAAGCATTTGGAGCCTTAGAAACTGCAGGTATAAAAGTGTTAAAAGTTCTTGCTCCAACTATAAAATCAATTGCAGATCAAGTTGGAGAATTGGCTAGTAAGTTTAGTAATTTAAGTCCAGGTGCACAAGAGTTTTTAGTCAAAATGGGAATGGTAGCTACTGTACTTGGTCCAGTTATAATGATAATAGGTGGATTAACTAGCATAATAGGTGGAATAATAACAGCAATTTCAACCGTAAGTGGTGCAATAGCCGTTGTAACGACAGGAGCTACTGCTGCAACACCAGCTATAGGTGCATTAGCAGCAGTATTTACATTTTTAACTGGTCCAATAGGATTAACTATTGCAGCTATAACTGCTGTTGTTGGTGGCATAACATTGTTATGGAATACTAATGATGGTTTTAGAGATGGTGTTATAAATGCATGGAATAGTATTAAAGATACTTGTTCAAATGTTTGGAATTCAATATGTGACTTTTTTACAACAACTATACCTCAAGCATGGCAAAGTACTTTAGATTTCTTTAAACAAGCACCAGATTATTTTTCTCAACTATGGAGTGATGTATTAAATACATTTACAGAATGGGGAGATAACGTAAGTAATTTCTTTACAAGCACTATACCTCAATGGATTGATAATATAGGGAATTGGTTTAATGAACTTCCTGGTCGAATAGGTGAATGTTTAGGTATAGCACTAGGTAACATAGTTAATTGGGGAGTAGAAACATATAATTATTTCACAACTAATATCCCACAATGGATAGAAAGTATATCAAATTGGTTTTCACAATTACCAGGTAAAATATGGAATTGGCTACAACAAACTTTAAGTAAGATTGCAAATTGGGGAAGTCAAACAGCTCAAAAAGCTAATGAATCGGGGAGACAGTTTATAAGCAATGTTATAAACTGGTTTCAACAATTACCAGGTAAGATATGGTCATGGTTGCAACAGTCTATACAAAAGGCTGGTGAATTTGCATTACAAATGGCACAAAAGGCTACTCAAGCAGCTAGTAAATTTACTAGTAATATAACAAATGGTCTTAAATCTATTCCTAGTAAAGTAGTTTCTATAGGTGCATCTATTGTCGAAGGATTATGGAATGGTATAAAAAGTGCTGGAAGTTGGTTGCAATCTAAAGTAAATAGCTTTGCAGATGGTGTTGTAAGCGGATTTAAAAAATCGTTTAAGGTTAATTCGCCTTCTAAACGTATGATTCCGATTGGGGGGTCAATAACAGAAGGTTTAGCAGTAGGAATTATAAAAAATGAAGATATGCTTAAATCTACTACTCAAAGAGTTGCTAACATGGTACAAACTGAAATGAAAAAAGTAAAAAAAGATTTAGATACTGACTTAAAAATATTTGATGAGAAAAAACAAAAACTAAAATATGAACAAGAAGATAAATTAGATAAAATAAAAGATAAAAATAGAAAAAAAAATCTAAAAAGAGAATATGATGAAAAAGAAAAAGCTCTTAAAGAACAGATAGAATTAAGAAAAAAACAGGCAGATAAAGAAATAGAGCAACTGAAATTAATAGAAAAAAATGCAGAAGAACAACTAAAAAAGGAGCTAGAAGCTAACCAAGAGTTTGCTAAAGAAGTAAATAAATTACAAGATGCTTTAGAAGATGCTTTAAAAGCTAAATATAAGGAAGAATATGAGTTACAGGAAGAAAATATAAAAAAACAGTTAGAAAATTTAGATAAATGGAAAGAAGAAAGTATAAAAAGAATTGACTCTGTATATGATGCTAAAATTAAAGCGATTGATAATGAATTGAAAGCTTTAGAGGATGCAGAAAAAGAAAAAGAAAGAGAAGATAAAGATAAAGAAGAACTTGATAAAATAAATAAAATAACAACTGCTATAGAATATGAACATGATGAAAGTAATAAAGCTCAATTACAAAAAGAGCTAGAAAAATTATTAGAAGAAAGGAAGAAAAGGTTAGAAAAACAAAAGTTAGAAGATAAAAAAGAGGAACTGAAAAAAAGGAAAGAAGATTTAGAAGAAAATAAAAAACTAGAGATAGATAATCTAAATCAAATATATGAATCTGAAAAAGAGTCTTATGATAATAGACTTAAAGAACTAAAAAAATTCTATGATGAAAAAACAAATGAAGCTAAACTTCAAGCAGAATCTGAAAAATTGATAATGGATAAAAATCAGAGTGAAATCGTAGAGTTATTATATAGTTATACTCCTAAATATTTTGATGCAGGTAAGAGCTTAGGTGAAAAACTACTAGATGGTATTAAGCCAAATATAGATGAAATACAAAAAATGATAGATATTTTATGGACTAGCATAAGTTCCGCTAAGAGTGCCGCAGCATCTATTTCCGTACCTACATCTAGTAGTAATATATCTAATGTTACTACTAATAATAGTAGCACTAATAATTTTAATGTATATCATAATTCAAATAATTCAAATTCTGGAAGAGATGTAGAAACTACAATGAGAAGAATGGCATTTAGTATTAGTTAA
- the gpG gene encoding phage tail assembly chaperone G: protein MKITLKINEEDKQFTAPFVSTRKLKDTLKLSNKVNAGFTEDILDELIDYEVSLYGNQFTAEEMLDGFAASDFFNKILEDMQTVLGNFNSAVKN from the coding sequence ATGAAAATAACATTAAAAATAAATGAAGAAGATAAACAATTTACAGCACCATTTGTAAGCACTAGAAAGTTAAAAGATACACTTAAATTAAGCAATAAAGTAAATGCTGGTTTTACAGAAGATATATTAGACGAGTTAATTGACTATGAAGTAAGTTTATATGGAAATCAATTTACAGCAGAAGAAATGTTGGATGGATTTGCTGCATCTGATTTCTTTAATAAAATTTTAGAAGATATGCAAACAGTACTTGGAAACTTTAATTCAGCAGTAAAAAACTAA
- a CDS encoding major tail protein, which translates to MAIKGLRGFRYCKLTEDTESTLTYDTAIKKLIGAKNIKISPKVNTGELYGDDQLLETSVAIGAIEVEIDVAELTLQERADLLGYKFENGVLKETKDFNPPFIAFGFEAPKSNGSTRMKWLLKGKAEPLEEEGKTQEDKVEFQTQKVKLKFMPRINDGESAYTSDTDVENAPTAAQFFTTTFLKGGSITVVK; encoded by the coding sequence ATGGCTATAAAAGGATTAAGAGGATTTAGATATTGTAAGTTAACAGAAGATACAGAATCAACACTAACTTATGATACAGCTATTAAAAAGTTAATAGGAGCTAAAAATATAAAGATTTCTCCTAAAGTAAATACAGGAGAGTTATATGGAGACGATCAATTACTAGAAACAAGTGTAGCTATAGGTGCTATAGAAGTTGAAATAGATGTAGCAGAGTTAACACTTCAAGAAAGAGCAGATTTATTAGGATATAAATTTGAAAATGGAGTATTAAAGGAAACTAAAGATTTTAACCCTCCATTTATTGCATTTGGATTTGAAGCTCCTAAATCAAATGGATCAACTAGAATGAAATGGTTGTTAAAAGGTAAAGCAGAACCTTTAGAAGAAGAAGGAAAAACACAAGAAGATAAAGTTGAGTTTCAAACTCAAAAAGTTAAATTAAAGTTTATGCCAAGAATTAATGATGGAGAATCAGCTTATACATCTGATACAGATGTTGAAAATGCACCAACTGCAGCACAATTCTTTACAACAACATTTTTAAAAGGTGGATCAATAACAGTAGTTAAATAA
- a CDS encoding HK97-gp10 family putative phage morphogenesis protein codes for MSSTMELNGMDQIISRLESMGKASSRIERDALKDGAQLIVDEAKNNLERNGMVRTGELIDGLKVSNMKRKGNRKYVQAGIQKGDNSNIFYGKFHEYGTSKMAARPFLAPAYESKKMEARNIIMNRLRSALKL; via the coding sequence GTGAGTTCAACAATGGAATTAAATGGAATGGATCAAATAATATCAAGGTTAGAAAGTATGGGCAAAGCTAGTTCAAGGATTGAAAGAGATGCATTAAAAGATGGTGCACAATTAATAGTTGATGAAGCTAAAAATAATCTAGAAAGAAATGGAATGGTTAGAACAGGAGAATTAATAGACGGATTAAAAGTTAGCAACATGAAAAGAAAAGGGAATAGAAAATATGTCCAAGCTGGGATACAAAAAGGAGATAATTCAAATATATTTTATGGTAAATTCCATGAATATGGTACTTCTAAAATGGCAGCTAGACCCTTTTTAGCACCTGCATACGAAAGTAAGAAAATGGAAGCTAGAAATATAATAATGAATAGATTAAGGAGTGCTTTAAAACTATGA
- a CDS encoding phage head closure protein, protein MQLNDRINIQKFINETDDEGFNKESWNDYYNCWARFKTVGWKEYYSAKAIQAENTVTFTIRYSPKIKAMLDDPSVTKKYRVVYKNKNYDIKYINDLDNKHEYVDIKAEIIT, encoded by the coding sequence ATGCAACTAAATGACAGAATAAATATACAAAAATTTATTAATGAAACTGATGATGAAGGGTTTAATAAAGAAAGTTGGAATGACTATTATAATTGTTGGGCACGTTTTAAGACAGTTGGTTGGAAAGAGTACTATTCGGCTAAGGCTATCCAAGCTGAAAATACAGTAACATTTACTATAAGATATTCACCTAAAATAAAAGCTATGCTTGATGATCCAAGTGTAACAAAAAAATATAGAGTAGTTTATAAAAATAAAAACTATGATATTAAATATATAAATGATTTAGATAATAAGCATGAATATGTAGATATTAAGGCTGAAATTATCACATAA
- a CDS encoding head-tail connector protein, which translates to MDEKILDEIKLYARIDEDYNETPTFISSAEEYLNNAGITKNYNSNLYILCIKMLTKHWYDNREITTNKPIEIPYGITCIINQLQINNLGSVNATK; encoded by the coding sequence TTGGATGAGAAAATTTTAGATGAAATAAAGCTATATGCTAGGATAGATGAAGACTACAATGAAACTCCAACTTTTATATCTTCAGCTGAAGAATATTTAAATAATGCAGGTATAACAAAAAATTATAATAGTAATTTATATATTCTTTGTATAAAGATGTTAACAAAGCATTGGTATGATAATAGAGAAATAACAACTAATAAGCCTATTGAAATACCATATGGTATAACTTGTATTATAAATCAATTACAAATTAATAATTTAGGTAGTGTAAATGCAACTAAATGA